The following proteins are encoded in a genomic region of Cataglyphis hispanica isolate Lineage 1 chromosome 1, ULB_Chis1_1.0, whole genome shotgun sequence:
- the LOC126851117 gene encoding signal recognition particle receptor subunit beta — MEKHIKSLLEENGKSQLFGILVAVFAIIVTLVLFAFWRKRRGAGHNILLTGLSDSGKTLVYARLLCSKFVKTYTSVKENVGDIAINNSSLRIVDIPGDERLRSKYFEKYKSSARGLVYVIDSVTIQKEIRDAAEYLYNVLSDSNIQRVPILILCNKQDQTMAKGCMVIRAMLEKEINLLRMTKTSQLEATDASSANVFLGKQGKDFEFSHLDSHIDFAESYAFNKDSQTSADIEELNKWLHKII; from the exons ATGGAGAAACATATAAAGTCGCTATTGGAGGAAAATGGCAAATCACAGTTGTTTGGTATACTGGTTGCTGTGTTTGCTATTATTGTAACGTTAG ttttatttGCATTCTGGCGCAAAAGAAGGGGGGCAGGTCATAATATCCTTTTAACAGGTCTCAGTGATAGTGGGAAAACATTGGTCTATGCGAGATTATTATGTTCTAAATTTGTCAAGACATATACATCTGTTAAGGAAAATGTAGGAGATATTGCAATCAATAAT AGTTCTCTGAGAATAGTGGATATTCCTGGAGATGAGCGACTGCGCAGCAAGTACTTTGAAAAGTACAAATCATCTGCCAGAGGTCTGGTTTATGTGATTGATTCAGTGACTATTCAGAAGGAGATTAGAGATGCAGCTGa ATATCTGTATAATGTGTTATCAGATTCTAATATACAGAGAGTTCCcattcttatattatgtaataaacagGATCAAACTATGGCCAAGGGATGCATGGTGATAAGAGCAATGTtagaaaaggaaataaatctGCTACGAATGACAAAGACTAGTCAGTTAGAAGCCACAGATGCATCTTCAGCCAATGTCTTCCTAGGAAAACAGGGAAAAGATTTCGAATTTTCTCATTTGGATTCACACATTGATTTTGCAGAATcatatgcatttaataaagattctcAAACATCAGCCGATATCGAGGAACTTAACAAGTGGTTACATAAGATTATCTAA